Proteins encoded within one genomic window of Panicum virgatum strain AP13 chromosome 1N, P.virgatum_v5, whole genome shotgun sequence:
- the LOC120654466 gene encoding ubiquitin-conjugating enzyme E2 28-like, with translation MALRRIIKELKDLQRDPPTSCSAGPVSDDMFHWQATIMGPSDSPYSGGVFLVTIHFPPDYPFKPPKVVFKTKVFHPNINSNGNICLDILKDQWSPALTISKVLLSICSLLTDPNPDDPLVPEIAHMCKTDRLRYESTARGWTHKYAMG, from the exons ATGGCGCTGCGGAGAATCATCAAGGAGCTCAAGGACCTGCAGAGGGATCCACCGACGTCCTGCAGCGCAG GGCCCGTGTCTGATGACATGTTCCACTGGCAAGCGACGATCATGGGCCCGAGCGACAGCCCCTACTCTGGAGGAGTGTTCCTGGTCACCATCCACTTCCCTCCAGATTACCCTTTCAAGCCCCCCAAG GTGGTGTTCAAGACGAAGGTGTTCCACCCGAACATCAACAGCAACGGCAACATCTGCCTGGACATCCTCAAGGACCAGTGGAGCCCGGCGCTGACCATCTCCAAGGTGCTGCTCTCCATCTGCTCGCTGCTGACGGACCCAAACCCGGACGACCCGCTGGTGCCGGAGATCGCGCACATGTGCAAGACCGACCGCCTCAGGTACGAGTCCACGGCGAGGGGATGGACGCACAAGTACGCCATGGGCTAG